A window of the Miscanthus floridulus cultivar M001 chromosome 14, ASM1932011v1, whole genome shotgun sequence genome harbors these coding sequences:
- the LOC136503345 gene encoding heat shock 70 kDa protein 2-like: MESYVTIAFVVFNLKLQIKSLAFVVFNLKLQIKNAKRLIGRRFSDASVQSDIKLWPFKVISGSGEKPMIVVQHKGEEKQFAAEEISSMVLIKMREIAEAYLGSTIKNAVVTVPAYFNDSQRQATKDAGVIAGLNVLRIINEPTAAAIAYGLDKKATSVGEKNVLIFDLGGGTFDVSLLTIEEGIFEVKSTAGDTHLGGEYFDNRIVNHFVQEFKRKNKKDITRGLSGGRGLLVRGRRGLKYAEKKIFFFFGK; the protein is encoded by the exons ATGGAAAGCTATGTTACAATAGCTTTTGTGGTTTTCAATCTGAAACTGCAGATCAAGAGTTTAGCTTTTGTGGTTTTCAATCTGAAACTGCAGATCAAga ATGCCAAGCGTCTCATCGGCAGGAGGTTCTCTGATGCCTCTGTCCAGAGCGATATCAAGCTGTGGCCCTTCAAGGTCATTTCTGGGTCTGGTGAGAAGCCAATGATTGTTGTCCAGCACAAGGGTGAGGAGAAGCAGTTTGCAGCTGAAGAGATCTCCTCTATGGTTCTCATCAAGATGCGTGAGATCGCTGAAGCTTACCTTGGCAGCACGATCAAGAATGCTGTTGTGACAGTCCCTGCCTACTTCAACGACTCACAGAGGCAGGCCACAAAGGATGCTGGGGTGATTGCTGGCCTCAATGTGCTGCGTATCATCAACGAGCCAACTGCTGCTGCTATTGCCTATGGTCTTGACAAGAAGGCTACCAGTGTTGGCGAGAAGAACGTCCTCATCTTTGACCTTGGAGGTGGTACCTTCGATGTCTCCctcctcaccattgaggaaggtaTCTTTGAGGTCAAGTCCACAGCTGGTGACACCCATCTGGGTGGTGAGTACTTTGACAACAGGATCGTCAACCACTTCGTCCAGGAGTTCAagaggaagaacaagaaggatatcACCCGAGGGCTCTCAGGAGGCCGAGGACTGCTTGTGAGAGGGCGAAGAGGACTGaaatatgctgagaaaaaaatattttttttctttggaaaatag